The following are encoded together in the Glycine soja cultivar W05 chromosome 5, ASM419377v2, whole genome shotgun sequence genome:
- the LOC114412265 gene encoding protein FAR1-RELATED SEQUENCE 7-like isoform X1, with translation MQDTEPDIKRHPLEDAENECPISPEVVIDMGQESQTQNHSDFSVSDTNKVIDTENECTSPNVCPVDNSHMEINDECQTSNIFHVDKFPTNVSSGQLCETENPCATFVTMTSTDVKNEEEICVAPKIGMEFESEDTAYKCYSEYAVLNGFSIRKDFVNKSRINGAVVSRRYTCHRQGYRPSKNGTYLRKLKQETRTGCLAHMTISRQPNGKFCVINFETEHNHELVTPCTAHMLQSQKRLTFAQAVEANLTKSGLDGVPKLGMGFDSEEHAYEFYNTYAGHVGFSVRKDYVNRSKVDGAVASRRFTCFREGFRHKDKQDTNVKRPRKDTRIGCLAQLVISRQPDGRYHITHFEEKHNHELVAACRVHMLRSQKKLATTQVEKNIADGSNVLPTSTSESNCKAIEGFVDMDCDPMGHEYKLPFKCTSKMKEGEIEKIKHHFQIKQSKNPSFFYAFQLDADDQITNIFWADTKMMVDYGDFGDVICFDSSYKYYKDFRPFVPFLGINNHQQMTIFGAALLYNESVESLKWLFRVFIEAMSGRKPKTILTDLDIITAEAINSISPQTNHRVCVWHVYQDALKQLSHVSVRSGSFVNDLRSCFFDNEEEDYFVNAWNALLDKYDLWQNEWLQQIYGSRDRWAIAYGRQFFCADMVSMLLRENLTGNLKKYLKHGTDILPLLKYLVKVVTDWHYRELEANYDMSQHMPPLMGDIITLKHASAPYTPKIFELFQKEYEACLNLVIKHCTESGSLYNYKVSIYEQVREYSVTFDSSNKTISCCCMKFEYVGILCCHALKVLDYRNIRIVPSQYILKRWTKDARV, from the coding sequence ATGCAGGATACTGAACCTGATATAAAAAGGCACCCCCTGGAAGATGCAGAAAATGAATGTCCAATATCCCCTGAGGTGGTGATTGATATGGGGCAGGAGAGTCAGACTCAAAACCACAGTGATTTCTCCGTCTCAGACACTAACAAGGTCATTGACACCGAGAATGAGTGTACCAGTCCAAATGTTTGTCCTGTTGACAATAGTCACATGGAAATTAATGATGAATGCCAGACATCAAATATTTTCCATGTTGACAAATTTCCTACTAACGTCAGTAGTGGACAGTTGTGTGAGACTGAGAACCCCTGTGCTACCTTTGTTACAATGACTAGTACTGATGTAAAAAATGAGGAGGAAATATGTGTGGCACCCAAGATTGGCATGGAGTTTGAATCAGAAGACACTGCTTACAAATGTTATAGCGAGTATGCTGTCCTCAACGGTTTCAGCATAAGAAAGGATTTTGTCAACAAAAGTAGGATAAATGGTGCAGTGGTGTCCAGAAGATACACCTGCCATAGACAGGGTTATCGTCCTAGCAAAAATGGTACATACTTGAGGAAATTGAAGCAGGAAACAAGAACTGGTTGTTTGGCACACATGACTATTTCTCGTCAGCCGAATGGAAAGTTTTGTGTCATTAATTTTGAAACTGAGCACAATCACGAGTTAGTAACACCCTGTACTGCTCATATGTTACAATCACAGAAAAGATTGACTTTTGCTCAAGCTGTTGAAGCAAACTTAACCAAGTCAGGGTTGGATGGGGTACCAAAACTGGGAATGGGATTTGACTCAGAGGAGCATGcatatgaattttataatacATATGCTGGACATGTAGGTTTCAGTGTAAGAAAAGATTATGTAAATAGGAGTAAAGTTGATGGTGCTGTGGCATCTAGACGATTTACTTGCTTCAGAGAAGGTTTTCGGCATAAAGACAAACAGGATACAAATGTAAAGAGACCTCGAAAGGATACTAGAATTGGATGTTTAGCACAACTGGTAATTTCTCGACAACCTGATGGTAGATATCATATTACTCACTTTGAAGAAAAGCATAATCATGAGCTTGTTGCTGCATGTAGAGTGCACATGTTAAGATCACAAAAGAAGCTAGCTACAACTCAAGTTGAAAAGAACATTGCAGATGGATCTAATGTGCTGCCCACGTCAACCTCTGAATCCAATTGCAAGGCTATTGAAGGCTTTGTTGATATGGATTGTGATCCCATGGGTCATGAATACAAACTACCTTTCAAATGTACAAGCAAAATGAAAGAGGGAGAAATTGAAAAGATTAAACATCACTTCCAAATCAAGCAATCAAAGAatccttctttcttttatgcTTTCCAGCTTGATGCTGATGATcaaataactaatatattttgGGCTGATACAAAGATGATGGTAGACTACGGTGATTTTGGTGATGTTATTTGTTTTGATAGtagttataaatattataaggaCTTCCGGCCATTTGTTCCGTTCCTTGGTATAAATAATCACCAGCAAATGACTATCTTTGGGGCAGCACTTCTTTATAATGAATCTGTAGAATCTTTGAAGTGGCTGTTTCGAGTTTTCATTGAGGCAATGTCTGGACGCAAGCCAAAGACAATCCTTACAGATCTAGACATAATAACAGCTGAAGCAATCAATTCCATATCACCTCAAACAAATCATCGAGTTTGTGTATGGCATGTCTATCAAGATGCCCTCAAACAGCTGAGTCATGTTTCTGTTAGATCTGGTTCTTTTGTAAATGATTTGAGAAGCTGCTTCTTTGATAATGAGGAGGAGGATTATTTTGTTAATGCATGGAATGCTCTCCTGGACAAGTATGATCTGTGGCAAAATGAATGGTTGCAACAAATATATGGCAGCAGAGATAGATGGGCCATAGCATATGGAAGACAGTTTTTTTGTGCTGACATGGTAAGCATGCTACTGAGAGAAAATCTTACTGGCAACCTGAAAAAGTACCTAAAGCATGGCACAGACATTCTTCCACTTTTGAAGTATCTTGTTAAGGTTGTTACTGATTGGCACTACAGGGAATTAGAAGCCAATTATGACATGAGCCAGCATATGCCACCGCTGATGGGGGATATCATTACGTTAAAGCATGCAAGTGCTCCATACACACCTAAGATATTTGAGTTATTTCAGAAAGAATATGAAGCATGTTTGAATCTAGTGATAAAGCATTGCACTGAGAGTGGATCATTGTATAATTATAAAGTTAGCATATATGAACAGGTACGAGAGTATTCGGTTACTTTTGATTCTTCTAACAAGACAATCAGTTGCTGCTGTATGAAATTTGAGTATGTGGGAATCTTATGCTGCCATGCATTAAAAGTTCTTGACTATAGGAACATAAGGATAGTTCCATCCCAGTACATCTTAAAGAGATGGACAAAAGATGCTAGAGTTTGA
- the LOC114412265 gene encoding protein FAR1-RELATED SEQUENCE 7-like isoform X2: MGQESQTQNHSDFSVSDTNKVIDTENECTSPNVCPVDNSHMEINDECQTSNIFHVDKFPTNVSSGQLCETENPCATFVTMTSTDVKNEEEICVAPKIGMEFESEDTAYKCYSEYAVLNGFSIRKDFVNKSRINGAVVSRRYTCHRQGYRPSKNGTYLRKLKQETRTGCLAHMTISRQPNGKFCVINFETEHNHELVTPCTAHMLQSQKRLTFAQAVEANLTKSGLDGVPKLGMGFDSEEHAYEFYNTYAGHVGFSVRKDYVNRSKVDGAVASRRFTCFREGFRHKDKQDTNVKRPRKDTRIGCLAQLVISRQPDGRYHITHFEEKHNHELVAACRVHMLRSQKKLATTQVEKNIADGSNVLPTSTSESNCKAIEGFVDMDCDPMGHEYKLPFKCTSKMKEGEIEKIKHHFQIKQSKNPSFFYAFQLDADDQITNIFWADTKMMVDYGDFGDVICFDSSYKYYKDFRPFVPFLGINNHQQMTIFGAALLYNESVESLKWLFRVFIEAMSGRKPKTILTDLDIITAEAINSISPQTNHRVCVWHVYQDALKQLSHVSVRSGSFVNDLRSCFFDNEEEDYFVNAWNALLDKYDLWQNEWLQQIYGSRDRWAIAYGRQFFCADMVSMLLRENLTGNLKKYLKHGTDILPLLKYLVKVVTDWHYRELEANYDMSQHMPPLMGDIITLKHASAPYTPKIFELFQKEYEACLNLVIKHCTESGSLYNYKVSIYEQVREYSVTFDSSNKTISCCCMKFEYVGILCCHALKVLDYRNIRIVPSQYILKRWTKDARV, from the coding sequence ATGGGGCAGGAGAGTCAGACTCAAAACCACAGTGATTTCTCCGTCTCAGACACTAACAAGGTCATTGACACCGAGAATGAGTGTACCAGTCCAAATGTTTGTCCTGTTGACAATAGTCACATGGAAATTAATGATGAATGCCAGACATCAAATATTTTCCATGTTGACAAATTTCCTACTAACGTCAGTAGTGGACAGTTGTGTGAGACTGAGAACCCCTGTGCTACCTTTGTTACAATGACTAGTACTGATGTAAAAAATGAGGAGGAAATATGTGTGGCACCCAAGATTGGCATGGAGTTTGAATCAGAAGACACTGCTTACAAATGTTATAGCGAGTATGCTGTCCTCAACGGTTTCAGCATAAGAAAGGATTTTGTCAACAAAAGTAGGATAAATGGTGCAGTGGTGTCCAGAAGATACACCTGCCATAGACAGGGTTATCGTCCTAGCAAAAATGGTACATACTTGAGGAAATTGAAGCAGGAAACAAGAACTGGTTGTTTGGCACACATGACTATTTCTCGTCAGCCGAATGGAAAGTTTTGTGTCATTAATTTTGAAACTGAGCACAATCACGAGTTAGTAACACCCTGTACTGCTCATATGTTACAATCACAGAAAAGATTGACTTTTGCTCAAGCTGTTGAAGCAAACTTAACCAAGTCAGGGTTGGATGGGGTACCAAAACTGGGAATGGGATTTGACTCAGAGGAGCATGcatatgaattttataatacATATGCTGGACATGTAGGTTTCAGTGTAAGAAAAGATTATGTAAATAGGAGTAAAGTTGATGGTGCTGTGGCATCTAGACGATTTACTTGCTTCAGAGAAGGTTTTCGGCATAAAGACAAACAGGATACAAATGTAAAGAGACCTCGAAAGGATACTAGAATTGGATGTTTAGCACAACTGGTAATTTCTCGACAACCTGATGGTAGATATCATATTACTCACTTTGAAGAAAAGCATAATCATGAGCTTGTTGCTGCATGTAGAGTGCACATGTTAAGATCACAAAAGAAGCTAGCTACAACTCAAGTTGAAAAGAACATTGCAGATGGATCTAATGTGCTGCCCACGTCAACCTCTGAATCCAATTGCAAGGCTATTGAAGGCTTTGTTGATATGGATTGTGATCCCATGGGTCATGAATACAAACTACCTTTCAAATGTACAAGCAAAATGAAAGAGGGAGAAATTGAAAAGATTAAACATCACTTCCAAATCAAGCAATCAAAGAatccttctttcttttatgcTTTCCAGCTTGATGCTGATGATcaaataactaatatattttgGGCTGATACAAAGATGATGGTAGACTACGGTGATTTTGGTGATGTTATTTGTTTTGATAGtagttataaatattataaggaCTTCCGGCCATTTGTTCCGTTCCTTGGTATAAATAATCACCAGCAAATGACTATCTTTGGGGCAGCACTTCTTTATAATGAATCTGTAGAATCTTTGAAGTGGCTGTTTCGAGTTTTCATTGAGGCAATGTCTGGACGCAAGCCAAAGACAATCCTTACAGATCTAGACATAATAACAGCTGAAGCAATCAATTCCATATCACCTCAAACAAATCATCGAGTTTGTGTATGGCATGTCTATCAAGATGCCCTCAAACAGCTGAGTCATGTTTCTGTTAGATCTGGTTCTTTTGTAAATGATTTGAGAAGCTGCTTCTTTGATAATGAGGAGGAGGATTATTTTGTTAATGCATGGAATGCTCTCCTGGACAAGTATGATCTGTGGCAAAATGAATGGTTGCAACAAATATATGGCAGCAGAGATAGATGGGCCATAGCATATGGAAGACAGTTTTTTTGTGCTGACATGGTAAGCATGCTACTGAGAGAAAATCTTACTGGCAACCTGAAAAAGTACCTAAAGCATGGCACAGACATTCTTCCACTTTTGAAGTATCTTGTTAAGGTTGTTACTGATTGGCACTACAGGGAATTAGAAGCCAATTATGACATGAGCCAGCATATGCCACCGCTGATGGGGGATATCATTACGTTAAAGCATGCAAGTGCTCCATACACACCTAAGATATTTGAGTTATTTCAGAAAGAATATGAAGCATGTTTGAATCTAGTGATAAAGCATTGCACTGAGAGTGGATCATTGTATAATTATAAAGTTAGCATATATGAACAGGTACGAGAGTATTCGGTTACTTTTGATTCTTCTAACAAGACAATCAGTTGCTGCTGTATGAAATTTGAGTATGTGGGAATCTTATGCTGCCATGCATTAAAAGTTCTTGACTATAGGAACATAAGGATAGTTCCATCCCAGTACATCTTAAAGAGATGGACAAAAGATGCTAGAGTTTGA
- the LOC114412266 gene encoding uncharacterized protein LOC114412266 isoform X1: protein MGDSTCLMQQPFCYASGISNEANENNPIHALGQSISFGRFMSESLAWEKWSSFSHNRYVEEAERYSRPGSVAQKKAFFEAHYKKLAAQKAAALLEQANNEAQKNATGQEDEGVIDNDNDTHNSQISPNSEMVVKEEQDAKVLSVTSEQDAVVRLTVSEHDVSVTPESAKVEGAEAVMEKVAVVGSSMKVELQNQVEDVDAQMEESEKLSAIVTPPILTPIVKVSKSEQEVLASVGMKKPPVSSFKLSKFNGTSKLTTTPVKSTATISFKRDNIATPISNKPANGTSKFTTAPIKSTAAISFKRDNIATPMSNKLANGTSKFTTTPVQSTAAISFERDNIVTPMRNKPAILSTADKKRSTPRSVNFTPIRELNRLTASVMRKFESTRAGAGSSKASKDSLTPLRTPTMASKEMQKQSSLTPLTEKKRNKTPLDLSSAPGNHTGGSKWRLLSGENRMRSPLISSPFSLRTEERAARRKKKLEEKFNANEAQKVQLHTKLKEKTETEIIRKLRQSFCFKARPLPDFYKERKTSTNETKKDPLTHFETPKDGRKSTPSMAADSKTSFPPNRPVLKNSGTKHFQGKSGRTLSHPLTSTSTIIPTHENTSPNIQNGYHTGRNFKYQPC from the exons ATGGGGGACTCAACTTGTCTCATGCAACAACCATTCTGTTATGCTTCCGGCATTTCCAATGAAGCCAACGAG AACAACCCTATTCATGCACTTGGGCAATCAATTTCGTTTGGGAGGTTCATGTCAGAGTCCCTGGCATGGGAGAAGTGGTCCAGCTTCTCCCACAACCGCTACGTAGAAGAGGCAGAGAGGTACTCAAGACCCGGTTCAGTTGCAcagaagaaggctttctttgaagctcactacaagaaACTTGCTGCTCAGAAGGCAGCTGCACTGCTTGAACAAGCAAACAATGAGGCACAGAAAAATGCCACAGGACAAGAAGATGAGGGAGTAATTGACAATGACAATGACACTCATAATTCACAAATAAGTCCAAATTCTGAAATGGTTGTCAAGGAAGAACAAGATGCAAAGGTTTTAAGTGTTACCTCTGAGCAAGATGCTGTCGTCAGACTCACAGTCAGTGAGCATGATGTAAGTGTTACACCTGAAAGTGCCAAGGTAGAGGGAGCTGAGGCAGTGATGGAAAAAGTAGCTGTTGTGGGAAGTTCAATGAAGGTTGAATTGCAAAACCAGGTTGAAGATGTTGATGCACAAATGGAGGAAAGTGAAAAGCTTAGTGCAATTGTAACACCTCCAATTTTGACACCAATAGTGAAg GTATCCAAATCTGAACAGGAAGTTTTGGCAAGTGTGGGCATGAAGAAACCACCCGTTTCTTCCTTTAAGTTGTCAAAGTTTAATGGAACCTCCAAGTTAACCACTACACCTGTTAAGTCCACAGCAACTATTTCTTTCAAAAGAGATAACATTGCTACCCCAATTAGCAACAAACCTGCTAATGGAACCTCCAAGTTCACCACTGCACCTATTAAGTCCACAGCTGCTATTTCTTTCAAAAGAGATAATAttgctacaccaatgagcaatAAACTTGCTAACGGAACCTCCAAGTTCACTACTACACCTGTTCAGTCCACAGCTGCTATTTCATTCGAAAGGGATAATATTGTTACTCCAATGAGAAATAAGCCTGCTATATTAAGCACTGCAGATAAAAAGAGATCTACTCCTAGATCAGTTAATTTTACACCCATTAGAGAACTTAATAGATTGACTGCTTCAGTCATGAGGAAATTTGAAAGTACAAGAGCTGGTGCTGGTTCTTCCAAGGCTTCAAAGGATAGCTTGACTCCTCTAAGAACTCCAACTATG GCTTCCAAGGAGATGCAAAAGCAATCTTCATTGACCCCATTAACTGAAAAGAAAAG GAACAAAACGCCTCTTGATCTATCATCAGCACCAGGAAACCATACGGGTGGTTCTAAATGGCGCTTGCTTTCTGGAGA AAATAGAATGAGATCCCCACTTATATCATCCCCTTTCAGCTTGAGGACAGAAGAAAGGGCTGCAAGAAGAAAGAAG AAACTTGAAGAAAAGTTCAATGCTAATGAAGCACAAAAAGTGCAGCTGCATACCAAACTCAAG GAGAAAACTGAGACCGAGATTATTAGAAAACTACGCCAAAGCTTTTGCTTCAAAGCCAGGCCACTGCCTGATTTTTACAAGGAAAGGAAAACATCAACGAATGAGACAAAAAAG GATCCACTGACACATTTTGAAACACCTAAAGACGGAAGGAAATCCACCCCTAGTATGGCGGCAGACAGCAAGACTTCTTTTCCTCCCAACAGACCTGTATTGAAAAACAGTGGCACGAAGCATTTTCAGGGAAAGAGTGGTCGCACCTTGTCTCATCCTCTAACTTCAACTTCCACGATTATTCCAACTCATGAGAATACGTCACCAAATATTCAGAATGGATACCATACTGGTAGAAACTTCAAATATCAACCATGTTGA
- the LOC114412266 gene encoding protein WVD2-like 4 isoform X2, with amino-acid sequence MSESLAWEKWSSFSHNRYVEEAERYSRPGSVAQKKAFFEAHYKKLAAQKAAALLEQANNEAQKNATGQEDEGVIDNDNDTHNSQISPNSEMVVKEEQDAKVLSVTSEQDAVVRLTVSEHDVSVTPESAKVEGAEAVMEKVAVVGSSMKVELQNQVEDVDAQMEESEKLSAIVTPPILTPIVKVSKSEQEVLASVGMKKPPVSSFKLSKFNGTSKLTTTPVKSTATISFKRDNIATPISNKPANGTSKFTTAPIKSTAAISFKRDNIATPMSNKLANGTSKFTTTPVQSTAAISFERDNIVTPMRNKPAILSTADKKRSTPRSVNFTPIRELNRLTASVMRKFESTRAGAGSSKASKDSLTPLRTPTMASKEMQKQSSLTPLTEKKRNKTPLDLSSAPGNHTGGSKWRLLSGENRMRSPLISSPFSLRTEERAARRKKKLEEKFNANEAQKVQLHTKLKEKTETEIIRKLRQSFCFKARPLPDFYKERKTSTNETKKDPLTHFETPKDGRKSTPSMAADSKTSFPPNRPVLKNSGTKHFQGKSGRTLSHPLTSTSTIIPTHENTSPNIQNGYHTGRNFKYQPC; translated from the exons ATGTCAGAGTCCCTGGCATGGGAGAAGTGGTCCAGCTTCTCCCACAACCGCTACGTAGAAGAGGCAGAGAGGTACTCAAGACCCGGTTCAGTTGCAcagaagaaggctttctttgaagctcactacaagaaACTTGCTGCTCAGAAGGCAGCTGCACTGCTTGAACAAGCAAACAATGAGGCACAGAAAAATGCCACAGGACAAGAAGATGAGGGAGTAATTGACAATGACAATGACACTCATAATTCACAAATAAGTCCAAATTCTGAAATGGTTGTCAAGGAAGAACAAGATGCAAAGGTTTTAAGTGTTACCTCTGAGCAAGATGCTGTCGTCAGACTCACAGTCAGTGAGCATGATGTAAGTGTTACACCTGAAAGTGCCAAGGTAGAGGGAGCTGAGGCAGTGATGGAAAAAGTAGCTGTTGTGGGAAGTTCAATGAAGGTTGAATTGCAAAACCAGGTTGAAGATGTTGATGCACAAATGGAGGAAAGTGAAAAGCTTAGTGCAATTGTAACACCTCCAATTTTGACACCAATAGTGAAg GTATCCAAATCTGAACAGGAAGTTTTGGCAAGTGTGGGCATGAAGAAACCACCCGTTTCTTCCTTTAAGTTGTCAAAGTTTAATGGAACCTCCAAGTTAACCACTACACCTGTTAAGTCCACAGCAACTATTTCTTTCAAAAGAGATAACATTGCTACCCCAATTAGCAACAAACCTGCTAATGGAACCTCCAAGTTCACCACTGCACCTATTAAGTCCACAGCTGCTATTTCTTTCAAAAGAGATAATAttgctacaccaatgagcaatAAACTTGCTAACGGAACCTCCAAGTTCACTACTACACCTGTTCAGTCCACAGCTGCTATTTCATTCGAAAGGGATAATATTGTTACTCCAATGAGAAATAAGCCTGCTATATTAAGCACTGCAGATAAAAAGAGATCTACTCCTAGATCAGTTAATTTTACACCCATTAGAGAACTTAATAGATTGACTGCTTCAGTCATGAGGAAATTTGAAAGTACAAGAGCTGGTGCTGGTTCTTCCAAGGCTTCAAAGGATAGCTTGACTCCTCTAAGAACTCCAACTATG GCTTCCAAGGAGATGCAAAAGCAATCTTCATTGACCCCATTAACTGAAAAGAAAAG GAACAAAACGCCTCTTGATCTATCATCAGCACCAGGAAACCATACGGGTGGTTCTAAATGGCGCTTGCTTTCTGGAGA AAATAGAATGAGATCCCCACTTATATCATCCCCTTTCAGCTTGAGGACAGAAGAAAGGGCTGCAAGAAGAAAGAAG AAACTTGAAGAAAAGTTCAATGCTAATGAAGCACAAAAAGTGCAGCTGCATACCAAACTCAAG GAGAAAACTGAGACCGAGATTATTAGAAAACTACGCCAAAGCTTTTGCTTCAAAGCCAGGCCACTGCCTGATTTTTACAAGGAAAGGAAAACATCAACGAATGAGACAAAAAAG GATCCACTGACACATTTTGAAACACCTAAAGACGGAAGGAAATCCACCCCTAGTATGGCGGCAGACAGCAAGACTTCTTTTCCTCCCAACAGACCTGTATTGAAAAACAGTGGCACGAAGCATTTTCAGGGAAAGAGTGGTCGCACCTTGTCTCATCCTCTAACTTCAACTTCCACGATTATTCCAACTCATGAGAATACGTCACCAAATATTCAGAATGGATACCATACTGGTAGAAACTTCAAATATCAACCATGTTGA